GCCACTTATATCGCTACCGTCGCCAGCATGATCATTACGGGATTGTGGCAACGGATCAATCTTTTCAACCGCATCTTTATCGGCTGGATCGGAACGATAACCGCCATACTGGGGCTCCTTTTATGGTATTTGTCTACGCAAACGAAAGAACAGATCGAGATCATTTCAAAAGTGGGCGGCAACCTGATCTTACTGGTGATCACCGTGGCTTTCCTGTTGGGAGGATTACGTAAAAAAATTGACCTGTTCGGCACGTTTGTCGACGGAGCCAAAGCAGGCTTTGAAACTTCGGTCAAAATCATTCCTTACCTGGTCGGGATGTTGGTAGCCATCAGTACATTCCGGAATGCCGGAGTGATGAACTATGTGGTGGAAGGCTTAAAATACGTGATCGCCCTGACCGGTATGAACACCGACTTTTCGGATTCACTGCCGGTGGCCTTAATGCGTCCCATCAGCGGCAGTGCATCACGCGCCTTAATGATCGACAGCATGAAGCAGTTTGGAGCAGATTCGTTCGTGGGCCGATTATCGTGTATGTTTCAAAGCTCCGCCGATACCACTTTCTACATTGTGGCCCTGTATTTTGGTTCGGTAGGCATCAAAAAAACCCGCTATGCCATTGTAGCGGGTCTCATTGCCGATCTGATCGGGGTCGTGTCAGCGATTTTCTTAGCCTATTTTTTCTTTCATTAACACGCAATTTTACCCACTCGAACGGCGTGACGACCGCCTTCAAATTCGGTATTCAGGAAGATAGTCACGCATTCAAAAGCCGTTTCTTCGGCAATAAACCGCGCAGGCAGGCAAATAATGTTGGCGTCATTGTGCTGACGCGCCAATGCTGCCAAGGGAGTATCCCAAACGAGAGCGGCCCGAATCCCCTGATGTTTATTGGCCGTAATGGCCACTCCCTGGCCGCTTCCGCACACCAATACCCCCATATCAAATTCCCCTTTTTCAACGGCGAGCGCTACCGGATGGGCAAAATCAGCGTAATCAGCGGAAGCATCAGTGTAGGTTCCGAAGTCAGTCACGTCATATCCCTGCCCCTTAAGCCACTCAACCAGAGGCTGTTTTAAGGAGAACCCGGCGTGGTCGCCGCCGATTGCAATTTTTTTAGCCATACCTTGAACTAGAATTAGAATTATTTTCGTTATTGTTTCCCGTATCGCAAAGGTACAAAACCCTGCGATACAGACTTGAATATTTTCACAACCCGTCTCCGTATTTTTGGGTTCCTTTTCAGGAGCTGCAAAAATTGAAAGACCCTTAAAAAAGAAAGTTAGCGCCATGTCAGAAATTGAATTATTGAATGATGAAGAGCAGATTCGTCAGGCATTTGAAGACAAGAATTGGAACGAAATAAAAACCGCAGATTCGTGGGTTATTTTTAAAGTGTTAGCCGAATTTGTGGAAGGATTTGACAAATTGGGTAAAATCGGCCCCTGTGTATCCATTTTCGGTTCTGCTCGTACCCATCCCGACCATCCTTATTACAAAATTACCGAGGAAATAGCCGCCAAACTCGTCCGGCACGGTTACGGGGTCATTACCGGCGGAGGTCCGGGTATCATGGAAGCGGGAAGCAAAGGTGCTTTTGAGCAGGGCGGCAAATCCGTTGGATTGAACATAAAACTTCCCTTTGAGCAACACAGCAATCTGTACATCGACCCCGACAAAAACATCAACTTTGACTTTTTCTTTGTACGGAAGGTCATGTTTGTCAAATACTCGCAGGGTTTTGTGGTCATGCCCGGCGGCTTTGGCACGTTGGATGAGCTTTTTGAAGCGTTAACCCTGATCCAAACCAAAAAGATCGGGCGTTTTCCCATTGTAATGGTTGGCAAAGATTACTGGTCAGGTCTGCTGGAGTGGATCAAAACCACCATGCTTGATACTGAGCGGAACATCAATCCGGAAGACCTTAAACTGTTCAGTTTGGTCGATACCGCCGAAGAAGCCGTGCGCGTCATCGATGAATTTTATGCAAAGTACCTGCTGAAGCCAAACTTCTAAGCTTCGTTTTCAAAACACCTTTTTTACCCTTGAGAGCCCATTTTCCAATGGATTTCAAGGGTTTAATTTTTTTTAGGTTCCGGCGGTATTAATTTTACATCACCAACAAAACGCAACCGACCATGGGGAAATTTTTCACCTCTATCCAAACTGCCCACCGCGAGTTTATCGAAAAACAACACCTGTTTTTTGTCAGCACCGCCCCCCTTACCTCCGATGGACACATCAATCTTTCACCCAAAGGGTTGGACAGTTTTCGGGTATTGTCGGATAATAAAGTAGGATACATGGACCTGATCGGCAGCGGCAATGAAACCTCCGCGCACCTGATCGCCAATGGCCGTATCACGTTTATGTTCTGTTCCTTTGACAAAAACCCGCTTATTCTCCGATTGTATGGCAAAGGCTCGGTCATTGTGCCATCGTCCGAAGAATGGCCAACCTATGCGCCTCATTTCAGCCTTTATCCAAGCACACGTCAGCTCATTGTTGCCGAGATCGATCTGATACAAACCTCCTGCGGATTCGGCATTCCTCAATTTGACTACAAAGGCGAGCGCACCGTTCATTTTGAATGGGCCGAAAAAAAGGGGGAAGATGGTTTAGCCGAATATATCCAAAAAAATAATTTGGTAAGCCTCGACGGCCTGCCCACGGCGTTGGGGTTGTCGGAGGAATAAAAAGAGTCATTTTCACAAACATGAGTCATCCCGAAGTTTAGGGTAAAAAAGAACCTCCTTGTAATTTTGAGAGTCACTACAAACTCAAAAACAGGGAGGTCTTTTTATGTTCAGAACAATACTGCAAAACAAGGATAAAAACGCTTCAAAGTCAAGAGCTTCAGACTTCAT
Above is a window of Runella slithyformis DSM 19594 DNA encoding:
- a CDS encoding nucleoside recognition domain-containing protein — translated: MALNYIWIGFFLISFVVALIKFIFSGDTEIFKLIVEGMFDSAKVAVMDIALPLAGVMTFFLGLLNIGEKAGAINFLARIIGPFFNQLFPEVPKNHPANGQMIMNFSANMLGLDNAATPFGLRAMQSLQELNPTKETASNAQIMFLVLHTSGLTIIPLGVMAQRSILGAQDPSDILIPCLIATYIATVASMIITGLWQRINLFNRIFIGWIGTITAILGLLLWYLSTQTKEQIEIISKVGGNLILLVITVAFLLGGLRKKIDLFGTFVDGAKAGFETSVKIIPYLVGMLVAISTFRNAGVMNYVVEGLKYVIALTGMNTDFSDSLPVALMRPISGSASRALMIDSMKQFGADSFVGRLSCMFQSSADTTFYIVALYFGSVGIKKTRYAIVAGLIADLIGVVSAIFLAYFFFH
- the rpiB gene encoding ribose 5-phosphate isomerase B, which translates into the protein MAKKIAIGGDHAGFSLKQPLVEWLKGQGYDVTDFGTYTDASADYADFAHPVALAVEKGEFDMGVLVCGSGQGVAITANKHQGIRAALVWDTPLAALARQHNDANIICLPARFIAEETAFECVTIFLNTEFEGGRHAVRVGKIAC
- a CDS encoding LOG family protein, with protein sequence MSEIELLNDEEQIRQAFEDKNWNEIKTADSWVIFKVLAEFVEGFDKLGKIGPCVSIFGSARTHPDHPYYKITEEIAAKLVRHGYGVITGGGPGIMEAGSKGAFEQGGKSVGLNIKLPFEQHSNLYIDPDKNINFDFFFVRKVMFVKYSQGFVVMPGGFGTLDELFEALTLIQTKKIGRFPIVMVGKDYWSGLLEWIKTTMLDTERNINPEDLKLFSLVDTAEEAVRVIDEFYAKYLLKPNF
- a CDS encoding pyridoxamine 5'-phosphate oxidase family protein, whose protein sequence is MGKFFTSIQTAHREFIEKQHLFFVSTAPLTSDGHINLSPKGLDSFRVLSDNKVGYMDLIGSGNETSAHLIANGRITFMFCSFDKNPLILRLYGKGSVIVPSSEEWPTYAPHFSLYPSTRQLIVAEIDLIQTSCGFGIPQFDYKGERTVHFEWAEKKGEDGLAEYIQKNNLVSLDGLPTALGLSEE